The following nucleotide sequence is from Borrelia sp. A-FGy1.
GGGTAGAGATAATAATGTAATAAAAGTTGTTTTTCCTTATTATGGAGGTGCAGTCCTTAAGGAGTCAATAGAGAAATTAAACAAGGATTTGATAAGTGAAAATAGAGATGAAGAGGTCATAAAAGTTATTATTTTAAATGGTACCAAGACTACTGGACTTGCAAGAAATGCAACTAATATTTTTAAATCTTTAGGATTTAAGATTGTAAAATTTGGAAATGCAGATAGAGATAATTATTCTAATACTTTAGTTATAAATAATTCAGATAATTTAGAAATGGCTATGAAAGTAGGGGAAGTTATTAGGGTAAGAAATATTAAGCCAATTTCTGAATTTCATGCAGATATATTAGGAATTGATGGATCTGATATAATTCCTGATGTAATAATCATTTTGGGAGATGATTTTGATGGGAGGTATGTTAAACACAGATAATGTTAAAGAATTATGTAGCATAATATCTGATTTTGATGGAATTGATGTTTTAGGTATTGATGTTAGTTCTGTTTGTAACTGGTCAGATTTTTTTATTATTGTAACATGTTCATCGTTTAAGCATATGGAGGCTTTGCATTTTGAAAGATTGGTTAAATTTTTTAATGAAAGAGCTTTTAATTATTGTGTTCAGGGTAAGGGTTTTGTTTATGATTGGACAATTGTTTCATGTGAAAATTTAATTATACATTTAATGAGTAATAAGGCTAGAGCATACTATGAGCTTGAGAAGTTATGGAGTGGATTTGGGATATATCCTTGTAA
It contains:
- the rsfS gene encoding ribosome silencing factor, with the translated sequence MGGMLNTDNVKELCSIISDFDGIDVLGIDVSSVCNWSDFFIIVTCSSFKHMEALHFERLVKFFNERAFNYCVQGKGFVYDWTIVSCENLIIHLMSNKARAYYELEKLWSGFGIYPCKDT